A stretch of Gossypium hirsutum isolate 1008001.06 chromosome A06, Gossypium_hirsutum_v2.1, whole genome shotgun sequence DNA encodes these proteins:
- the LOC107962306 gene encoding type IV inositol polyphosphate 5-phosphatase 3 isoform X3 gives MKQGSKPRPERSWVEICCFGCSCLQLFWPRVVMRKLLNINPRDSDYSADTDDGDDIGSDSETEEFFDCGNGIGSRFRGIREEDPQPDLNDCLPRLRRRNSETFRAQYISTKELRFVAETIFSPFLINRICVGTWNVGGTVPPDDLDIDDWIDIDEPADIYVFGFQEIVPLNAGNIFGAEDNRPVPKWENIIRETLDRIQPANTKVKCYSDPSSPTKFKPFDDVPNLEEEIILESESDIGEEIYPLDEDPNGFDEVDNSSGKNSVLRSYGVSYFNDVVELDAPLEQGLQRQISSSKSLNGLNCLQMEDFYEDAGDSIRLQNRKFTRTLSGIAENRKLTRMLSGTERIGLSWPEPPLNFLPQNVLERPGSFKPRKSFRAIKSFKTYNSFKSINDMCHMVSAIALLAELDLESLMKRKRRSSYVRIVSKQMVGIFLTIWVRRSLRRHIQNLKVSTVGVGVMGYIGNKGSISVSMSIYQTLFCFICTHLTSGEKDGDELKRNADVHEILRRTRFHSLSAIGLPKRIHDHERIIWMGDLNYRINLPYDKVRDLISKEEWSKLIERDQLVGELQKGHSFDGWSEGALNFAPTYKYELNSEKYYGEDPKAGRRTPAWCDRILSYGKGLRQLMYRRTELKLSDHRPVTAIYMAEVEVFCPKKLQRALNYTDAEIENEEVVAEVIAY, from the exons ATGAAACAAGGCTCAAAGCCCCGGCCGGAG AGAAGTTGGGTTGAAATCTGCTGTTTTGGTTGCTCCTGCCTACAGCTTTTTTGGCCTCGAGTTGTCATGCGTAAGTTGCTCAATATCAATCCCAGAGATTCCGATTACAGTGCCGACACcgatgatggagatgacattggTTCGGATTCTGAAACCGAAG AATTTTTTGATTGTGGCAATGGCATTGGCTCAAGGTTTAGAGGGATTAGAGAGGAGGATCCTCAGCCTGATCTAAATG ATTGTCTTCCAAGATTAAGGAGACGGAATTCAGAGACTTTTAGGGCACAATACATAAGCACAAAGGAATTAAG GTTTGTTGCTGAAACAATTTTTTCCCCCTTTTTAATTAATAGAATATGCGTCGGTACCTGGAATGTTGGTGGAACGGTTCCACCTGATGACCTAGATATTGATGATTGGATAGATATCGATGAACCTGCTGACATCTATGTGTTTGG TTTTCAGGAGATAGTACCCTTAAATGCTGGGAATATTTTTGGTGCTGAAGATAATCGTCCTGTTCCAAAGTGGGAAAACATCATTCGTGAAACCCTTGATAGAATTCAGCCTGCAAATACTAAAGTAAAATGCTATAGTGATCCCTCATCTCCAACGAAATTTAAGCCATTTGATGATGTTCCTAATTTAGAGGAGGAGATAATTcttgaaagtgaaagtgatattGGTGAAGAAATTTATCCATTGGATGAAGACCCAAATGGTTTTGATGAAGTTGATAATTCATCCGGAAAAAACAGTGTGCTCAGAAGTTATGGAGTTTCATACTTTAATGATGTTGTTGAACTTGATGCGCCTCTAGAACAGGGTTTACAGAGGCAAATTTCTTCATCTAAGagtttaaatggattgaattgctTGCAGATGGAGGACTTTTATGAAGATGCAGGGGACTCAATTAGgctacaaaatagaaaatttaccaGAACGCTTAGTGGAATTGCAGAAAACAGAAAATTAACCAGAATGCTTAGTGGAACTGAGAGGATTGGTTTGAGCTGGCCAGAGCCTCCACTAAACTTTCTTCCTCAGAATGTTTTGGAGAGACCAGGTTCTTTCAAACCAAGAAAATCTTTTAGAGCAATAAAGTcttttaaaacatataattcCTTCAAGTCTATAAATGATATGTGCCATATGGTATCTGCGATAGCTTTGCTTGCTGAACTTGACCTTGAATCCCTCATGAAGAGGAAAAGAAGATCATCATATGTAAGAATAGTAAGCAAGCAGATGGTAGGAATTTTCCTCACTATATGGGTTCGTAGGAGTTTGCGCAGGCATATTCAGAATCTGAAGGTGTCTACTGTTGGTGTTGGTGTAATGGGTTACATTGGTAACAAG GGATCCATATCGGTCAGCATGTCCATATATCAAACACTTTTCTGTTTTATATGCACTCACCTGACATCAGGTGAAAAAGATGGGGATGAACTTAAAAGAAATGCTGATGTGCATGAAATACTTCGACGAACTCGTTTTCATTCTCTTTCAGCAATTGGACTTCCCAAACGCATCCATGATCACGA AAGAATAATTTGGATGGGTGATCTAAATTACCGTATCAACCTGCCATATGACAAAGTACGTGATCTCATCTCCAAGGAGGAGTGGTCCAAGTTGATTGAGAGGGACCAG CTTGTAGGAGAGCTGCAGAAAGGTCATTCATTTGATGGATGGTCTGAGGGAGCTTTAAATTTTGCGCCAACATACAAATATGAGCTAAATTCAGAGAAATACTATGGAGAAGATCCCAAGGCTGGAAGGCGAACTCCTGCATG GTGTGACCGCATCCTTTCTTATGGGAAGGGACTGAGGCAACTAATGTATAGGAGAACTGAGCTTAAACTTTCTGATCATCGCCCTGTTACAGCCATATATATGGCTGAGGTTGAGGTGTTTTGTCCAAAGAAACTGCAACGTGCTCTCAACTATACTGATGCTGAAATTGAAAATGAAGAAGTTGTGGCAGAGGTTATTGCATATTGA
- the LOC107962306 gene encoding type IV inositol polyphosphate 5-phosphatase 3 isoform X18 produces MAMKQGSKPRPERSWVEICCFGCSCLQLFWPRVVMRKLLNINPRDSDYSADTDDGDDIGSDSETEEFFDCGNGIGSRFRGIREEDPQPDLNDCLPRLRRRNSETFRAQYISTKELRFVAETIFSPFLINRICVGTWNVGGTVPPDDLDIDDWIDIDEPADIYVFGFQEIVPLNAGNIFGAEDNRPVPKWENIIRETLDRIQPANTKMEDFYEDAGDSIRLQNRKFTRTLSGIAENRKLTRMLSGTERIGLSWPEPPLNFLPQNVLERPGSFKPRKSFRAIKSFKTYNSFKSINDMCHMVSAIALLAELDLESLMKRKRRSSYVRIVSKQMVGIFLTIWVRRSLRRHIQNLKVSTVGVGVMGYIGNKGSISVSMSIYQTLFCFICTHLTSGEKDGDELKRNADVHEILRRTRFHSLSAIGLPKRIHDHERIIWMGDLNYRINLPYDKVRDLISKEEWSKLIERDQLVGELQKGHSFDGWSEGALNFAPTYKYELNSEKYYGEDPKAGRRTPAWCDRILSYGKGLRQLMYRRTELKLSDHRPVTAIYMAEVEVFCPKKLQRALNYTDAEIENEEVVAEVIAY; encoded by the exons ATGG CTATGAAACAAGGCTCAAAGCCCCGGCCGGAG AGAAGTTGGGTTGAAATCTGCTGTTTTGGTTGCTCCTGCCTACAGCTTTTTTGGCCTCGAGTTGTCATGCGTAAGTTGCTCAATATCAATCCCAGAGATTCCGATTACAGTGCCGACACcgatgatggagatgacattggTTCGGATTCTGAAACCGAAG AATTTTTTGATTGTGGCAATGGCATTGGCTCAAGGTTTAGAGGGATTAGAGAGGAGGATCCTCAGCCTGATCTAAATG ATTGTCTTCCAAGATTAAGGAGACGGAATTCAGAGACTTTTAGGGCACAATACATAAGCACAAAGGAATTAAG GTTTGTTGCTGAAACAATTTTTTCCCCCTTTTTAATTAATAGAATATGCGTCGGTACCTGGAATGTTGGTGGAACGGTTCCACCTGATGACCTAGATATTGATGATTGGATAGATATCGATGAACCTGCTGACATCTATGTGTTTGG TTTTCAGGAGATAGTACCCTTAAATGCTGGGAATATTTTTGGTGCTGAAGATAATCGTCCTGTTCCAAAGTGGGAAAACATCATTCGTGAAACCCTTGATAGAATTCAGCCTGCAAATACTAAA ATGGAGGACTTTTATGAAGATGCAGGGGACTCAATTAGgctacaaaatagaaaatttaccaGAACGCTTAGTGGAATTGCAGAAAACAGAAAATTAACCAGAATGCTTAGTGGAACTGAGAGGATTGGTTTGAGCTGGCCAGAGCCTCCACTAAACTTTCTTCCTCAGAATGTTTTGGAGAGACCAGGTTCTTTCAAACCAAGAAAATCTTTTAGAGCAATAAAGTcttttaaaacatataattcCTTCAAGTCTATAAATGATATGTGCCATATGGTATCTGCGATAGCTTTGCTTGCTGAACTTGACCTTGAATCCCTCATGAAGAGGAAAAGAAGATCATCATATGTAAGAATAGTAAGCAAGCAGATGGTAGGAATTTTCCTCACTATATGGGTTCGTAGGAGTTTGCGCAGGCATATTCAGAATCTGAAGGTGTCTACTGTTGGTGTTGGTGTAATGGGTTACATTGGTAACAAG GGATCCATATCGGTCAGCATGTCCATATATCAAACACTTTTCTGTTTTATATGCACTCACCTGACATCAGGTGAAAAAGATGGGGATGAACTTAAAAGAAATGCTGATGTGCATGAAATACTTCGACGAACTCGTTTTCATTCTCTTTCAGCAATTGGACTTCCCAAACGCATCCATGATCACGA AAGAATAATTTGGATGGGTGATCTAAATTACCGTATCAACCTGCCATATGACAAAGTACGTGATCTCATCTCCAAGGAGGAGTGGTCCAAGTTGATTGAGAGGGACCAG CTTGTAGGAGAGCTGCAGAAAGGTCATTCATTTGATGGATGGTCTGAGGGAGCTTTAAATTTTGCGCCAACATACAAATATGAGCTAAATTCAGAGAAATACTATGGAGAAGATCCCAAGGCTGGAAGGCGAACTCCTGCATG GTGTGACCGCATCCTTTCTTATGGGAAGGGACTGAGGCAACTAATGTATAGGAGAACTGAGCTTAAACTTTCTGATCATCGCCCTGTTACAGCCATATATATGGCTGAGGTTGAGGTGTTTTGTCCAAAGAAACTGCAACGTGCTCTCAACTATACTGATGCTGAAATTGAAAATGAAGAAGTTGTGGCAGAGGTTATTGCATATTGA
- the LOC107962306 gene encoding type IV inositol polyphosphate 5-phosphatase 3 isoform X2, with the protein MAMKQGSKPRPERSWVEICCFGCSCLQLFWPRVVMRKLLNINPRDSDYSADTDDGDDIGSDSETEEFFDCGNGIGSRFRGIREEDPQPDLNDCLPRLRRRNSETFRAQYISTKELRFVAETIFSPFLINRICVGTWNVGGTVPPDDLDIDDWIDIDEPADIYVFGFQEIVPLNAGNIFGAEDNRPVPKWENIIRETLDRIQPANTKVKCYSDPSSPTKFKPFDDVPNLEEEIILESESDIGEEIYPLDEDPNGFDEVDNSSGKNSVLRSYGVSYFNDVVELDAPLEQGLQRQISSSKSLNGLNCLQMEDFYEDAGDSIRLQNRKFTRTLSGIAENRKLTRMLSGTERIGLSWPEPPLNFLPQNVLERPGSFKPRKSFRAIKSFKTYNSFKSINDMCHMVSAIALLAELDLESLMKRKRRSSYVRIVSKQMVGIFLTIWVRRSLRRHIQNLKVSTVGVGVMGYIGNKGSISVSMSIYQTLFCFICTHLTSGEKDGDELKRNADVHEILRRTRFHSLSAIGLPKRIHDHEIIWMGDLNYRINLPYDKVRDLISKEEWSKLIERDQLVGELQKGHSFDGWSEGALNFAPTYKYELNSEKYYGEDPKAGRRTPAWCDRILSYGKGLRQLMYRRTELKLSDHRPVTAIYMAEVEVFCPKKLQRALNYTDAEIENEEVVAEVIAY; encoded by the exons ATGG CTATGAAACAAGGCTCAAAGCCCCGGCCGGAG AGAAGTTGGGTTGAAATCTGCTGTTTTGGTTGCTCCTGCCTACAGCTTTTTTGGCCTCGAGTTGTCATGCGTAAGTTGCTCAATATCAATCCCAGAGATTCCGATTACAGTGCCGACACcgatgatggagatgacattggTTCGGATTCTGAAACCGAAG AATTTTTTGATTGTGGCAATGGCATTGGCTCAAGGTTTAGAGGGATTAGAGAGGAGGATCCTCAGCCTGATCTAAATG ATTGTCTTCCAAGATTAAGGAGACGGAATTCAGAGACTTTTAGGGCACAATACATAAGCACAAAGGAATTAAG GTTTGTTGCTGAAACAATTTTTTCCCCCTTTTTAATTAATAGAATATGCGTCGGTACCTGGAATGTTGGTGGAACGGTTCCACCTGATGACCTAGATATTGATGATTGGATAGATATCGATGAACCTGCTGACATCTATGTGTTTGG TTTTCAGGAGATAGTACCCTTAAATGCTGGGAATATTTTTGGTGCTGAAGATAATCGTCCTGTTCCAAAGTGGGAAAACATCATTCGTGAAACCCTTGATAGAATTCAGCCTGCAAATACTAAAGTAAAATGCTATAGTGATCCCTCATCTCCAACGAAATTTAAGCCATTTGATGATGTTCCTAATTTAGAGGAGGAGATAATTcttgaaagtgaaagtgatattGGTGAAGAAATTTATCCATTGGATGAAGACCCAAATGGTTTTGATGAAGTTGATAATTCATCCGGAAAAAACAGTGTGCTCAGAAGTTATGGAGTTTCATACTTTAATGATGTTGTTGAACTTGATGCGCCTCTAGAACAGGGTTTACAGAGGCAAATTTCTTCATCTAAGagtttaaatggattgaattgctTGCAGATGGAGGACTTTTATGAAGATGCAGGGGACTCAATTAGgctacaaaatagaaaatttaccaGAACGCTTAGTGGAATTGCAGAAAACAGAAAATTAACCAGAATGCTTAGTGGAACTGAGAGGATTGGTTTGAGCTGGCCAGAGCCTCCACTAAACTTTCTTCCTCAGAATGTTTTGGAGAGACCAGGTTCTTTCAAACCAAGAAAATCTTTTAGAGCAATAAAGTcttttaaaacatataattcCTTCAAGTCTATAAATGATATGTGCCATATGGTATCTGCGATAGCTTTGCTTGCTGAACTTGACCTTGAATCCCTCATGAAGAGGAAAAGAAGATCATCATATGTAAGAATAGTAAGCAAGCAGATGGTAGGAATTTTCCTCACTATATGGGTTCGTAGGAGTTTGCGCAGGCATATTCAGAATCTGAAGGTGTCTACTGTTGGTGTTGGTGTAATGGGTTACATTGGTAACAAG GGATCCATATCGGTCAGCATGTCCATATATCAAACACTTTTCTGTTTTATATGCACTCACCTGACATCAGGTGAAAAAGATGGGGATGAACTTAAAAGAAATGCTGATGTGCATGAAATACTTCGACGAACTCGTTTTCATTCTCTTTCAGCAATTGGACTTCCCAAACGCATCCATGATCACGA AATAATTTGGATGGGTGATCTAAATTACCGTATCAACCTGCCATATGACAAAGTACGTGATCTCATCTCCAAGGAGGAGTGGTCCAAGTTGATTGAGAGGGACCAG CTTGTAGGAGAGCTGCAGAAAGGTCATTCATTTGATGGATGGTCTGAGGGAGCTTTAAATTTTGCGCCAACATACAAATATGAGCTAAATTCAGAGAAATACTATGGAGAAGATCCCAAGGCTGGAAGGCGAACTCCTGCATG GTGTGACCGCATCCTTTCTTATGGGAAGGGACTGAGGCAACTAATGTATAGGAGAACTGAGCTTAAACTTTCTGATCATCGCCCTGTTACAGCCATATATATGGCTGAGGTTGAGGTGTTTTGTCCAAAGAAACTGCAACGTGCTCTCAACTATACTGATGCTGAAATTGAAAATGAAGAAGTTGTGGCAGAGGTTATTGCATATTGA
- the LOC107962306 gene encoding type IV inositol polyphosphate 5-phosphatase 3 isoform X19, which produces MAMKQGSKPRPERSWVEICCFGCSCLQLFWPRVVMRKLLNINPRDSDYSADTDDGDDIGSDSETEEFFDCGNGIGSRFRGIREEDPQPDLNDCLPRLRRRNSETFRAQYISTKELRFVAETIFSPFLINRICVGTWNVGGTVPPDDLDIDDWIDIDEPADIYVFGFQEIVPLNAGNIFGAEDNRPVPKWENIIRETLDRIQPANTKMEDFYEDAGDSIRLQNRKFTRTLSGIAENRKLTRMLSGTERIGLSWPEPPLNFLPQNVLERPGSFKPRKSFRAIKSFKTYNSFKSINDMCHMVSAIALLAELDLESLMKRKRRSSYVRIVSKQMVGIFLTIWVRRSLRRHIQNLKVSTVGVGVMGYIGNKGSISVSMSIYQTLFCFICTHLTSGEKDGDELKRNADVHEILRRTRFHSLSAIGLPKRIHDHEIIWMGDLNYRINLPYDKVRDLISKEEWSKLIERDQLVGELQKGHSFDGWSEGALNFAPTYKYELNSEKYYGEDPKAGRRTPAWCDRILSYGKGLRQLMYRRTELKLSDHRPVTAIYMAEVEVFCPKKLQRALNYTDAEIENEEVVAEVIAY; this is translated from the exons ATGG CTATGAAACAAGGCTCAAAGCCCCGGCCGGAG AGAAGTTGGGTTGAAATCTGCTGTTTTGGTTGCTCCTGCCTACAGCTTTTTTGGCCTCGAGTTGTCATGCGTAAGTTGCTCAATATCAATCCCAGAGATTCCGATTACAGTGCCGACACcgatgatggagatgacattggTTCGGATTCTGAAACCGAAG AATTTTTTGATTGTGGCAATGGCATTGGCTCAAGGTTTAGAGGGATTAGAGAGGAGGATCCTCAGCCTGATCTAAATG ATTGTCTTCCAAGATTAAGGAGACGGAATTCAGAGACTTTTAGGGCACAATACATAAGCACAAAGGAATTAAG GTTTGTTGCTGAAACAATTTTTTCCCCCTTTTTAATTAATAGAATATGCGTCGGTACCTGGAATGTTGGTGGAACGGTTCCACCTGATGACCTAGATATTGATGATTGGATAGATATCGATGAACCTGCTGACATCTATGTGTTTGG TTTTCAGGAGATAGTACCCTTAAATGCTGGGAATATTTTTGGTGCTGAAGATAATCGTCCTGTTCCAAAGTGGGAAAACATCATTCGTGAAACCCTTGATAGAATTCAGCCTGCAAATACTAAA ATGGAGGACTTTTATGAAGATGCAGGGGACTCAATTAGgctacaaaatagaaaatttaccaGAACGCTTAGTGGAATTGCAGAAAACAGAAAATTAACCAGAATGCTTAGTGGAACTGAGAGGATTGGTTTGAGCTGGCCAGAGCCTCCACTAAACTTTCTTCCTCAGAATGTTTTGGAGAGACCAGGTTCTTTCAAACCAAGAAAATCTTTTAGAGCAATAAAGTcttttaaaacatataattcCTTCAAGTCTATAAATGATATGTGCCATATGGTATCTGCGATAGCTTTGCTTGCTGAACTTGACCTTGAATCCCTCATGAAGAGGAAAAGAAGATCATCATATGTAAGAATAGTAAGCAAGCAGATGGTAGGAATTTTCCTCACTATATGGGTTCGTAGGAGTTTGCGCAGGCATATTCAGAATCTGAAGGTGTCTACTGTTGGTGTTGGTGTAATGGGTTACATTGGTAACAAG GGATCCATATCGGTCAGCATGTCCATATATCAAACACTTTTCTGTTTTATATGCACTCACCTGACATCAGGTGAAAAAGATGGGGATGAACTTAAAAGAAATGCTGATGTGCATGAAATACTTCGACGAACTCGTTTTCATTCTCTTTCAGCAATTGGACTTCCCAAACGCATCCATGATCACGA AATAATTTGGATGGGTGATCTAAATTACCGTATCAACCTGCCATATGACAAAGTACGTGATCTCATCTCCAAGGAGGAGTGGTCCAAGTTGATTGAGAGGGACCAG CTTGTAGGAGAGCTGCAGAAAGGTCATTCATTTGATGGATGGTCTGAGGGAGCTTTAAATTTTGCGCCAACATACAAATATGAGCTAAATTCAGAGAAATACTATGGAGAAGATCCCAAGGCTGGAAGGCGAACTCCTGCATG GTGTGACCGCATCCTTTCTTATGGGAAGGGACTGAGGCAACTAATGTATAGGAGAACTGAGCTTAAACTTTCTGATCATCGCCCTGTTACAGCCATATATATGGCTGAGGTTGAGGTGTTTTGTCCAAAGAAACTGCAACGTGCTCTCAACTATACTGATGCTGAAATTGAAAATGAAGAAGTTGTGGCAGAGGTTATTGCATATTGA
- the LOC107962306 gene encoding type IV inositol polyphosphate 5-phosphatase 3 isoform X21 encodes MAMKQGSKPRPERSWVEICCFGCSCLQLFWPRVVMRKLLNINPRDSDYSADTDDGDDIGSDSETEEFFDCGNGIGSRFRGIREEDPQPDLNDCLPRLRRRNSETFRAQYISTKELRFVAETIFSPFLINRICVGTWNVGGTVPPDDLDIDDWIDIDEPADIYVFGFQEIVPLNAGNIFGAEDNRPVPKWENIIRETLDRIQPANTKMEDFYEDAGDSIRLQNRKFTRTLSGIAENRKLTRMLSGTERIGLSWPEPPLNFLPQNVLERPALLAELDLESLMKRKRRSSYVRIVSKQMVGIFLTIWVRRSLRRHIQNLKVSTVGVGVMGYIGNKGSISVSMSIYQTLFCFICTHLTSGEKDGDELKRNADVHEILRRTRFHSLSAIGLPKRIHDHERIIWMGDLNYRINLPYDKVRDLISKEEWSKLIERDQLVGELQKGHSFDGWSEGALNFAPTYKYELNSEKYYGEDPKAGRRTPAWCDRILSYGKGLRQLMYRRTELKLSDHRPVTAIYMAEVEVFCPKKLQRALNYTDAEIENEEVVAEVIAY; translated from the exons ATGG CTATGAAACAAGGCTCAAAGCCCCGGCCGGAG AGAAGTTGGGTTGAAATCTGCTGTTTTGGTTGCTCCTGCCTACAGCTTTTTTGGCCTCGAGTTGTCATGCGTAAGTTGCTCAATATCAATCCCAGAGATTCCGATTACAGTGCCGACACcgatgatggagatgacattggTTCGGATTCTGAAACCGAAG AATTTTTTGATTGTGGCAATGGCATTGGCTCAAGGTTTAGAGGGATTAGAGAGGAGGATCCTCAGCCTGATCTAAATG ATTGTCTTCCAAGATTAAGGAGACGGAATTCAGAGACTTTTAGGGCACAATACATAAGCACAAAGGAATTAAG GTTTGTTGCTGAAACAATTTTTTCCCCCTTTTTAATTAATAGAATATGCGTCGGTACCTGGAATGTTGGTGGAACGGTTCCACCTGATGACCTAGATATTGATGATTGGATAGATATCGATGAACCTGCTGACATCTATGTGTTTGG TTTTCAGGAGATAGTACCCTTAAATGCTGGGAATATTTTTGGTGCTGAAGATAATCGTCCTGTTCCAAAGTGGGAAAACATCATTCGTGAAACCCTTGATAGAATTCAGCCTGCAAATACTAAA ATGGAGGACTTTTATGAAGATGCAGGGGACTCAATTAGgctacaaaatagaaaatttaccaGAACGCTTAGTGGAATTGCAGAAAACAGAAAATTAACCAGAATGCTTAGTGGAACTGAGAGGATTGGTTTGAGCTGGCCAGAGCCTCCACTAAACTTTCTTCCTCAGAATGTTTTGGAGAGACCAG CTTTGCTTGCTGAACTTGACCTTGAATCCCTCATGAAGAGGAAAAGAAGATCATCATATGTAAGAATAGTAAGCAAGCAGATGGTAGGAATTTTCCTCACTATATGGGTTCGTAGGAGTTTGCGCAGGCATATTCAGAATCTGAAGGTGTCTACTGTTGGTGTTGGTGTAATGGGTTACATTGGTAACAAG GGATCCATATCGGTCAGCATGTCCATATATCAAACACTTTTCTGTTTTATATGCACTCACCTGACATCAGGTGAAAAAGATGGGGATGAACTTAAAAGAAATGCTGATGTGCATGAAATACTTCGACGAACTCGTTTTCATTCTCTTTCAGCAATTGGACTTCCCAAACGCATCCATGATCACGA AAGAATAATTTGGATGGGTGATCTAAATTACCGTATCAACCTGCCATATGACAAAGTACGTGATCTCATCTCCAAGGAGGAGTGGTCCAAGTTGATTGAGAGGGACCAG CTTGTAGGAGAGCTGCAGAAAGGTCATTCATTTGATGGATGGTCTGAGGGAGCTTTAAATTTTGCGCCAACATACAAATATGAGCTAAATTCAGAGAAATACTATGGAGAAGATCCCAAGGCTGGAAGGCGAACTCCTGCATG GTGTGACCGCATCCTTTCTTATGGGAAGGGACTGAGGCAACTAATGTATAGGAGAACTGAGCTTAAACTTTCTGATCATCGCCCTGTTACAGCCATATATATGGCTGAGGTTGAGGTGTTTTGTCCAAAGAAACTGCAACGTGCTCTCAACTATACTGATGCTGAAATTGAAAATGAAGAAGTTGTGGCAGAGGTTATTGCATATTGA